From the genome of Deinobacterium chartae:
TTACTGGAACAGGTGCTCGACCGCCTGGCGCTCCTCGAGGAGCTCCTGGTAGGTCGCGTCCATCTTGGCGCGGCTGAAGTCGGTGATCTTGAGGCCCTGGACGATGCTGTACTTGCCGCCCGAGGTGGTGCAGGGGAAGCCGTAGATCACGCCCTCGGGAATGCCGTACGAACCGTCGCTGGGTACGGCCATCGAGACCCAGTCGCCCTCGGGGGTGCCCAGGGCCCAATCGCGCATGTGGTCGATCGCGGCGTTGGCAGCCGAGGCGGCCGAGGAGGCGCCGCGCGCCTCGATGATGGCCGCACCGCGCTTGGCGACGGTAGGGATGTACTCGCTTTCGTACCAGGCGTGGTCGCCGACCAGCTCGTAGGCGTTTTGCCCGCCGACTTCGGCGTTGTACAGGTCGGGGTACTGGGTGACCGAGTGGTTGCCCCAGATGGTCATGCGCTTGATCTCGGTGACCGGCTTGCCCAGGCGGGCGGCGAGCTGGCTGATCGCACGGTTGTGGTCGAGGCGCACCATGGCGGTGAACTGCTCGGGCTTCAGGTCCGGCGCGCTACGCATGGCGATCAGGGCGTTGGTGTTGGCGGGATTGCCCACCACCAGCACCTTCACGTCACGGCTGGCGTGATCGTTGAGGGCCTTGCCCTGCACGGTGAAGATCGCACCGTTGGCCTCGAGCAGGTCCTTGCGCTCCATGCCCTTGCTGCGCGGGCGGCTGCCGACCAGCAGCGCGTAGTCGGCGTCCTTGAAGGCCACGTTGGGATCGTCGGTCTGAACCACGCCCGCCAGCAGCGGGAACGCGCAGTCCTCGAGCTCCATGACCACGCCCTTTAGGGCACCCAGCGCCGGGGTGATCTCGAGAAGTTGCAGAATGACCGGCTGGTCCTTGCCCAGCATCTCGCCGGAGGCGATGCGGAAAAGCAGGCTGTAGCCGATCTGGCCGGCAGCGCCGGTCACCGCGACACGTAAGGGGTTCTTCATCGGAGCACTCCTTGGGAAAAAGTTACGGTTGACCTACACGTGCAGTGCAGGTCAACCGTGAGAAACGATTCGCTACGTCCGGAGCAGCCCGCGCAATGTGCAGGCACGGCCCCGAAGGGGGCGGCGGCAAAGCTCGGGTAGCCCGGAAGGTCGTTCACCACCCCAGATGCTAACCCGAGCACGCGCTCCTGGGCAAACGGCCTGCGGGCCGCAGGCCGCACCGAACTGTCACCTCGAGGGAAACAGCAAAAAGCAGGGGCGGCTTTATGCCGCCCCTGCCGTTCGAAGGAGACTTACTGCTCGCCACCCTTGTTGGCAGCGGCCTTCATCATGCGGCCACGGTCGGCCTTGATGCGGGCAGCCTTGCCGCGCAGACCGCGCAGGTAGTACAGCTTGGCGCGGCGCACGCGACCGCGCTCGATCACGGTCACCTTGCTGATGATGGGGCTGTTGAAGGGGAAGACGCGCTCAACGCCCTCGCCGAAGCTGATCTTGCGGACCGTGAAGCTCTTGCCCACGCCAGCGTTGTTCACGGCGATGACCACGCCCTCGAAGGCCTGCACGCGGGTGCGGTTGCCTTCGGTGACCTTGGTGTCCACACGGACGGTGTCGCCCGGCTGGAAGTCGGGAATATCGCTGCGGATCTGGGCCTGCGTCACGCTGCGCAGGATGCTGCCACGGTTGATCTTGATGTTCGACATGTTTTCTCCTTCGCGAAAGGCGGACCGCCGCGTCGGTCAGGGCACCGGGGTGCTGTCCGGTCCGTCGGCGTTCACTTTCACTTCACGCGCGGCCCTTGGGCCGCGGCACGTCTCTCGAGTATATCCTCTCCCGCTTTCCCGGGCAAGCGCGGGCTTACTCCGGGTCCTTGGGCGGCGAGCCCCTCCCCTCCTGAGCCGCGTACCGGGCACTGCCCGTGCGACGAGCGTAACGTTCGTGCAGCGCGTGCTGCTGCTTGAACAGCGCGACCGGGTCATCGGCCTGCCGTGTAACAGCGCGCTTCCCCGCAGTGCCCGGACTGAACCGCTCCGTGCGCCGGGAAGGCCGCAGGCAGCGCCGGGCTGAACCCGATCTATCCCGAAGCTTCCCCGAGCAACTGTGCCTCACACAGGTTCGCGTCCTCGAGGCGGGGGTTAGAATCGGGTACGTGAAGAGCTCCTTCAGCGTGCAGCGCCTCGGCACGCTTCCTTATAAAACCGCCCTGGAGCGCCAGCACCTCGAGCACGCGCGCGTCGCCGCCGGCGGTGAACCGACGCTGCTGCTGCTCGAGCACCCGGCTGTCTTGACCCTGGGCCGCAAGGCCAAGGAGGGGCTGAACATCGTGGCCCCGCCTGAACTGCTCGCCGCCAACGGCATCGAGGTGTTCGAGGTGGAACGCGGCGGCGACGTCACCTACCACGGCCCCGGCCAACTGGTCGGCTACACCATCTTCCCGGTCGGCCGCCGGGTGCGCGACTTCCTGCGCCTGCTCGAGGGTGCCCTGATCCGCACGCTGCGGCGCTACGGCCTCGAGGCCTACGCCACTCCCGGGTACGCCGGGGTGTGGGTGGGCGACGAGAAGGTGGCGGCCATCGGCGTGGCCGTGCAGAAAAACGTGGCCTTCCACGGTTTCGCGCTGAACGTCAACACCAACTTGGCCCACTTTGACCTGATCGTGCCCTGCGGCATCCGGGACAAGGGAGTCACCAGCCTGCAGAAACTGCTGGGCCGCGCGGTGGACCTCGCCGAGGTCATGACCTTCGTGGCGGAGGATTTCGCCCTCGAGTTCGCCGGCTACGACTGGCGCCTGCCCGAACTGCCCCAGCCCACCCCCAGCCCCAGCGGCTGCGCCCAGGAGACCCGCGCATGACCACCGAACCCCGCTACATCAAAAACGGCATCTACCGCAAAGACGCGCAGCCGGTGCGCGAGCGCAAACCCGAGTGGCTCAAGGTCAGCATGCCCGGCGGCGACGCTTTTGCGCGCACCAAGGGCATCGTCAAGGACCACGCGCTGCACACCGTGTGCGAGGAGGCCATGTGCCCCAACATCGGCGAGTGCTGGTCGCGCGGCACCGCCACGCTGATGCTGATGGGCCACATCTGCACCCGCGCCTGCCGCTTCTGCGCGGTGGACACCGGCAACCCCCAGGGCCGCCTCGACCCGCTCGAGCCGCTCTCGGCCGCGCGCTCGGTGGGCCTGATGGGCCTGAAGTACGTGGTCCTCACCTCGGTGGACCGCGA
Proteins encoded in this window:
- a CDS encoding malate dehydrogenase, with protein sequence MKNPLRVAVTGAAGQIGYSLLFRIASGEMLGKDQPVILQLLEITPALGALKGVVMELEDCAFPLLAGVVQTDDPNVAFKDADYALLVGSRPRSKGMERKDLLEANGAIFTVQGKALNDHASRDVKVLVVGNPANTNALIAMRSAPDLKPEQFTAMVRLDHNRAISQLAARLGKPVTEIKRMTIWGNHSVTQYPDLYNAEVGGQNAYELVGDHAWYESEYIPTVAKRGAAIIEARGASSAASAANAAIDHMRDWALGTPEGDWVSMAVPSDGSYGIPEGVIYGFPCTTSGGKYSIVQGLKITDFSRAKMDATYQELLEERQAVEHLFQ
- the rplS gene encoding 50S ribosomal protein L19, coding for MSNIKINRGSILRSVTQAQIRSDIPDFQPGDTVRVDTKVTEGNRTRVQAFEGVVIAVNNAGVGKSFTVRKISFGEGVERVFPFNSPIISKVTVIERGRVRRAKLYYLRGLRGKAARIKADRGRMMKAAANKGGEQ
- the lipB gene encoding lipoyl(octanoyl) transferase LipB, which codes for MKSSFSVQRLGTLPYKTALERQHLEHARVAAGGEPTLLLLEHPAVLTLGRKAKEGLNIVAPPELLAANGIEVFEVERGGDVTYHGPGQLVGYTIFPVGRRVRDFLRLLEGALIRTLRRYGLEAYATPGYAGVWVGDEKVAAIGVAVQKNVAFHGFALNVNTNLAHFDLIVPCGIRDKGVTSLQKLLGRAVDLAEVMTFVAEDFALEFAGYDWRLPELPQPTPSPSGCAQETRA